A window of Pirellula sp. SH-Sr6A contains these coding sequences:
- a CDS encoding DUF4013 domain-containing protein produces MSSDNPYYASEQPPVASPVFQNEEFLPIHALDFGRMIKSPFQSPNWLVNLFWMFIMEILALFVVGNIIYLGYAGEVAIARSGGRTRYWPDFQLERVTEYLLRGLWPFLWQMIGFAALSVIVGVPVSIGAIATAALADGGPPFFAILSGVTTGAIGFLAMVAASYVLFAVTLKSLLANDFMAGMDVAFIKAFCVNMVFTMLLAVLYFFVISMVATLLGTLLCLVGLFLVSPILRLITCDFLAQIHDIHLSRGGPSAFPLI; encoded by the coding sequence ATGAGCAGCGACAATCCTTACTACGCGAGCGAACAGCCACCTGTCGCTTCGCCGGTTTTTCAGAACGAGGAATTCCTGCCGATCCATGCGCTCGATTTCGGACGGATGATCAAATCGCCGTTCCAGAGTCCAAATTGGCTCGTCAATTTGTTTTGGATGTTCATCATGGAGATCCTCGCATTGTTCGTCGTTGGGAACATCATCTATCTCGGATATGCGGGAGAAGTGGCGATTGCGAGGAGCGGGGGGCGAACAAGGTATTGGCCCGATTTTCAGTTAGAGCGAGTCACGGAATACTTGCTCCGCGGACTGTGGCCCTTTTTGTGGCAGATGATTGGGTTTGCAGCTCTTTCGGTTATCGTCGGAGTACCTGTATCGATCGGCGCCATTGCGACCGCCGCGCTCGCCGACGGTGGCCCACCATTCTTTGCAATCCTCTCCGGTGTTACCACTGGAGCCATAGGATTTCTCGCGATGGTAGCCGCGAGCTATGTCTTGTTTGCCGTGACGTTGAAAAGTCTCTTGGCAAATGATTTCATGGCAGGAATGGACGTCGCGTTCATCAAAGCGTTTTGCGTGAATATGGTGTTCACCATGCTGCTCGCGGTACTCTACTTTTTTGTTATCTCGATGGTTGCGACCTTGCTCGGAACGTTGTTGTGTCTGGTTGGACTTTTTCTGGTCTCCCCAATTCTGCGATTGATCACTTGCGATTTCTTAGCGCAGATTCATGACATCCACCTCAGTCGTGGTGGGCCATCGGCTTTCCCTTTGATCTGA
- a CDS encoding aminotransferase class V-fold PLP-dependent enzyme, with translation MRNYLDHAATSWPKAPSVLTAVEQYLRECGAAAGRGSYRSALDAEKCIHQTRVALAERIGAVSPLDIAFCSNGTQALNASIFGIALRAHEARSPLHVLTTATEHNSVLRPLALAEQRGWLTWDAIRCDETGLVDLDDVEQAVTPETRWLIVNHVSNVTGAIQPIQAWRELADRYGIRLMVDAAQSAGMLPLDMRSTGIDILAAPCHKGLGSILGCAFLAVVPKAQSELAPLWIGGTGSSSDAITGEFGWLETMESGNRNMPAIASLHASLQCERMDRPERWEPWVERILAEIRDSKRLRLIGPDTPSSRTRLPVISIAPHPGEAQPGICQEWAMVLESTLGIECRAGFHCAGRIHEHLGTIASGGTLRFSLGHTTSEADIDAVCEGIRLLEDVF, from the coding sequence ATGCGTAACTATCTCGATCACGCGGCGACGAGTTGGCCGAAGGCACCGAGCGTCTTAACGGCTGTCGAACAGTACCTTCGAGAGTGCGGTGCCGCGGCCGGTCGAGGCTCTTATCGATCGGCGCTCGATGCAGAAAAGTGCATTCACCAGACCCGAGTCGCATTGGCAGAGCGGATCGGTGCCGTCTCCCCGCTCGATATTGCTTTTTGCAGCAATGGTACCCAAGCACTCAATGCATCTATCTTTGGGATCGCGCTTCGAGCTCATGAAGCCAGATCGCCTCTCCATGTGCTAACCACCGCTACGGAACACAACAGCGTTCTGCGCCCCTTAGCCCTCGCCGAACAACGAGGTTGGCTCACTTGGGATGCGATCCGCTGCGATGAAACCGGTCTCGTGGACTTGGACGACGTCGAACAAGCCGTTACACCGGAGACGAGATGGCTCATTGTGAACCATGTTTCGAATGTTACCGGGGCGATCCAACCGATTCAGGCATGGCGAGAGTTGGCGGATCGCTATGGAATCCGCCTGATGGTCGATGCGGCCCAGAGCGCGGGGATGCTGCCCTTGGACATGCGATCCACAGGCATCGACATTCTCGCAGCCCCTTGCCACAAGGGGCTTGGTTCGATTCTCGGATGCGCGTTTCTCGCTGTTGTTCCGAAGGCACAGTCGGAGTTGGCTCCTCTTTGGATTGGTGGGACGGGTTCTTCAAGCGACGCGATCACTGGCGAGTTCGGCTGGCTCGAAACGATGGAATCCGGGAATCGAAACATGCCTGCGATCGCTTCCCTCCACGCATCATTGCAATGCGAACGCATGGATAGACCAGAGCGCTGGGAGCCGTGGGTGGAACGCATTTTGGCCGAGATTCGCGACAGCAAGCGGCTTCGATTGATCGGACCCGACACCCCTTCGTCGCGCACCAGGTTACCCGTAATCAGCATAGCGCCGCATCCCGGAGAGGCTCAACCAGGCATTTGTCAGGAATGGGCGATGGTCCTAGAGAGTACGCTCGGGATCGAATGCCGCGCTGGCTTTCACTGCGCCGGCCGCATTCACGAACATTTGGGAACCATTGCTTCGGGGGGAACCCTGCGTTTCAGTTTGGGGCATACCACGAGCGAGGCGGACATCGACGCGGTATGTGAAGGGATTCGACTCCTGGAAGATGTCTTTTGA
- a CDS encoding L-rhamnose isomerase codes for MSKSSHSVELAYRMARDRYASVGVDTEVALERLASIPISIHCWQGDDVRGFETSSNALSGGIAVTGSHFGAARNADELRADLEVALNRIPGSHRINLHAIYGDFGDAKVDRDAIEFEHFRSWVDWARSQEVGLDFNPTCFSHPQSADGFTLSHANPSVRAFWIEHCIRTRSIASQIGAELGSAVVNNIWIPDGSKDLPANRLEPRLRLSDSLDQIFQSPHPESHLLDALECKLFGLGSEAYVVGSHEFYLGYAIKHQKLLCLDAGHFHPTESIADKISSVLMFVPRLLLHVSRPMRWDSDHVVLLDDPTLAIAHELVRCNALHRTHVGLDYFDASINRIAAWILGTRSILKALLIALLEPAEVRLAEERGDLTARLLWMEELKSLPWTHVWDKFCEVQNVPIGLEWWSDVQEYESDVLSQRR; via the coding sequence ATGTCCAAATCTTCCCACTCCGTGGAATTGGCCTACCGGATGGCGCGCGATCGCTATGCGTCGGTCGGCGTCGATACGGAGGTTGCATTGGAACGGCTTGCGTCGATCCCCATTTCCATTCACTGTTGGCAAGGGGATGACGTCCGGGGTTTTGAGACCAGTTCCAATGCCCTATCGGGAGGTATTGCTGTTACAGGCTCCCACTTTGGAGCGGCGCGCAACGCGGACGAGCTTCGCGCCGACCTGGAAGTCGCTTTGAATCGCATCCCCGGCTCGCATCGCATCAATCTACACGCCATCTATGGCGATTTCGGAGACGCGAAGGTGGATCGCGATGCGATCGAATTCGAGCACTTTCGAAGCTGGGTCGATTGGGCTCGATCGCAAGAGGTAGGTTTGGATTTCAATCCCACCTGCTTTTCCCACCCCCAATCTGCCGATGGGTTCACGCTGAGTCACGCCAATCCATCGGTACGCGCTTTTTGGATCGAGCACTGCATACGGACCCGTTCAATCGCATCGCAGATAGGAGCAGAGCTTGGCTCGGCAGTGGTGAACAATATCTGGATTCCCGATGGTTCCAAGGACCTTCCTGCGAATCGCTTAGAGCCCCGCCTGCGACTTTCCGACTCCCTCGATCAGATTTTTCAATCGCCCCATCCGGAATCGCATTTGCTCGATGCCTTGGAGTGCAAACTCTTTGGTCTTGGAAGTGAAGCGTATGTGGTGGGGAGCCATGAATTCTATCTGGGATATGCGATCAAGCACCAGAAGCTGCTTTGCCTGGATGCGGGGCATTTCCATCCGACGGAATCGATCGCCGACAAGATCAGTTCGGTTTTGATGTTCGTTCCCCGCCTGCTCCTTCACGTCAGTCGGCCGATGCGATGGGACAGCGACCACGTTGTCTTGCTAGACGATCCTACACTGGCGATTGCCCACGAGCTGGTTCGTTGCAATGCGTTGCACCGAACCCATGTGGGGCTGGACTATTTTGACGCGAGCATCAACCGGATTGCCGCGTGGATTTTAGGAACACGAAGTATTCTCAAAGCACTTTTAATTGCGCTTTTGGAGCCGGCAGAGGTTCGGCTTGCGGAGGAACGGGGGGATCTAACGGCCCGTTTATTGTGGATGGAAGAATTAAAATCCCTTCCATGGACTCACGTGTGGGACAAGTTCTGCGAAGTGCAGAACGTACCCATAGGCCTTGAGTGGTGGAGCGACGTTCAGGAGTACGAGTCGGATGTTCTATCGCAACGTAGATAG